A part of Chloroflexota bacterium genomic DNA contains:
- a CDS encoding ATP-binding protein codes for MSKIDETVHRIRKTTGKAGSDMTENGQDGPIRQVQMPGDPNCPICQGIGWLRRDLPIDHPDFGKIVPCSCRAEEVTQSARSRLYRMSSLDALKDLRFENFEKRGRVGLGMLQADSLENAFNQSKTFAENREGWLLLMGRFGCGKTHLAAAIANAAIEASVPTLFLTVPDLLDWLRFAYGGSEMSFEDRFEEIREIPLLILDDFGTQNATAWAQEKIFQIINHRYVNQLPTVITSNIMIDDFEGRIRSRVQDPNLVTVVKILAPDYRNPTDDTGHPELSSLALHSRQTFGNFSLRRNEKIATENLKDLKNAFEAARDFAEHPRGWLLLTGPFGCGKTHLAASIGNYQAATGYPPLMVSVPDLLDHLRATFSPNSTVSLDRRFEEVRKSPLLILDDLGTQSATPWAREKLYQLFNYRYNAELPTVITTSSKSEELDPRLNSRLQDSRLCQVLIIPVPAYRG; via the coding sequence ATGAGCAAAATCGACGAGACCGTTCACAGAATCCGGAAGACTACCGGGAAAGCTGGCTCGGACATGACTGAGAATGGACAGGATGGTCCGATCCGCCAGGTGCAAATGCCCGGCGATCCTAATTGCCCCATTTGTCAAGGTATCGGCTGGCTGCGACGCGACCTGCCCATTGACCATCCGGATTTTGGTAAGATCGTCCCCTGCAGTTGCCGGGCGGAAGAAGTCACCCAGTCCGCTCGCTCCCGGCTCTACCGGATGAGCAGCCTGGATGCGCTCAAAGACCTGCGTTTTGAGAATTTTGAGAAACGCGGTCGGGTTGGCCTGGGTATGCTTCAAGCAGACTCCCTCGAAAATGCCTTCAATCAGTCGAAGACTTTCGCCGAAAATCGTGAAGGCTGGTTATTGCTCATGGGACGCTTTGGCTGCGGGAAGACCCACCTGGCAGCCGCCATTGCCAATGCCGCGATTGAAGCCAGTGTTCCCACCCTGTTCCTCACCGTGCCGGATCTGCTGGATTGGTTGCGGTTTGCTTATGGCGGCTCCGAGATGAGCTTTGAAGATCGCTTTGAGGAGATTCGTGAGATCCCTCTGTTGATCCTCGATGACTTTGGCACCCAAAACGCCACAGCCTGGGCTCAGGAGAAGATATTCCAGATCATCAACCACCGCTACGTGAACCAACTGCCAACCGTGATCACCAGCAATATCATGATTGATGATTTTGAAGGCCGAATCCGTTCACGGGTGCAGGACCCCAACCTCGTCACAGTGGTTAAGATCCTCGCACCTGACTATCGCAATCCCACCGACGACACCGGTCACCCGGAACTGTCCTCATTGGCCCTCCATAGCCGCCAGACCTTTGGCAATTTCAGTCTGCGACGAAACGAGAAGATAGCCACTGAGAATCTCAAGGATTTAAAGAACGCCTTTGAAGCCGCCCGTGACTTTGCTGAACACCCCCGCGGTTGGTTGCTCCTCACCGGACCTTTTGGCTGTGGCAAGACCCACCTGGCTGCCTCGATTGGCAACTATCAGGCAGCGACGGGCTATCCGCCGCTGATGGTCAGTGTGCCGGACCTGCTGGATCACCTCCGGGCAACTTTCAGCCCGAACAGCACCGTGTCACTCGACCGGCGCTTTGAAGAGGTTCGCAAGTCCCCCTTGCTCATCCTGGATGACCTCGGGACGCAATCCGCCACGCCCTGGGCCAGGGAAAAGCTCTACCAACTCTTTAATTATCGCTATAATGCAGAATTGCCGACTGTCATCACGACATCCAGCAAATCTGAAGAATTGGATCCCCGCTTGAACAGCCGCCTGCAGGACAGTCGGCTCTGCCAGGTCCTGATCATCCCTGTCCCGGCCTACCGGGGCTAA
- a CDS encoding DnaD domain protein, which translates to MSPETTPPFPGFQASESPAVRLPEAFFTTLLPLLSDPAQIQLMLYLFWHLEQDPTRVHYVRMMDLTGDPTLVTMLGGEAQIGKAIHELVALGAVLQAELPWMNETYYFINAPQGQAAVQAIEAGTWQETGQPRQAVQMAPEKPNIYKLYESNIGPLTPMVAEILKTDEEEYPPEWIEEAVREAVSRNIRNWKYVQTILKNWQNKGRGNEQNRRDRSQNPEDYRESWLGHD; encoded by the coding sequence GTGTCCCCTGAAACCACCCCACCCTTTCCCGGATTTCAAGCCAGCGAATCCCCGGCCGTCCGACTGCCGGAAGCTTTTTTTACCACCCTGCTCCCCCTGTTATCGGATCCCGCTCAAATCCAGTTGATGCTCTATCTGTTCTGGCATCTGGAACAGGACCCCACCCGGGTCCACTACGTGCGGATGATGGACCTGACCGGGGACCCCACCCTTGTCACTATGCTCGGGGGTGAAGCACAGATCGGCAAGGCAATTCATGAATTGGTCGCTTTGGGTGCTGTTTTGCAGGCAGAGCTGCCCTGGATGAATGAGACTTATTATTTCATCAACGCTCCCCAGGGACAGGCTGCCGTTCAGGCAATCGAAGCCGGCACCTGGCAGGAGACCGGTCAACCCCGTCAGGCCGTCCAAATGGCGCCTGAGAAACCGAATATATATAAACTATACGAAAGCAACATCGGCCCACTGACTCCCATGGTGGCGGAAATTCTCAAGACGGATGAAGAAGAATATCCGCCTGAATGGATTGAAGAAGCCGTCCGCGAGGCCGTCTCAAGGAATATTCGCAACTGGAAGTATGTCCAGACCATTTTGAAGAACTGGCAAAATAAAGGACGTGGCAATGAGCAAAATCGACGAGACCGTTCACAGAATCCGGAAGACTACCGGGAAAGCTGGCTCGGACATGACTGA
- the dnaB gene encoding replicative DNA helicase, whose translation MSDDFKLNDETLSEALTLPSNREAEEALIGAVLINPEVYLDVAQFLSVDDFFIVRNQWVWDCFHHLSETRQPIDLVTLTETLSNRGQLDEIGGQVYLISLINRAPNAFHAESYGRIIEQNAIRRRMLEAANEIAQLAYRQDQSIDTVVDEAEKSLFNVSERRIKRDLVPIKEVVRDYYERIDELSRRPDDIYGVPTGLIDLDNLLGGLQKSDLLIIAGRPGMGKTGFMLGTMRNAALVHKKHVAMFSMEMSNEQLLQRMIAMDTKIDTQRLRSGKLNPNEWDVFFQALEAYDHAMIFLDDTPAITPLALRTKCRRLHLEYGLDLVIVDYLQLMTGDSHTDNRVQEVSNISRNLKVLARELNVPVLAAAQLSRAVEHREGKRPQLSDLRESGSLEQDADIVMFIHRDPLSENQEERNKAEMVVAKHRNGPTHPGIGMVFINELAKFENAARSSQMDR comes from the coding sequence ATGAGTGATGACTTCAAACTTAATGACGAAACCCTTTCAGAAGCCCTGACCCTGCCCAGCAACCGCGAGGCGGAAGAAGCCCTGATCGGCGCCGTTCTGATCAATCCGGAAGTCTATCTGGATGTCGCCCAATTCCTGAGCGTGGATGATTTCTTCATCGTCCGCAACCAGTGGGTCTGGGATTGCTTCCACCACCTCAGTGAAACCCGTCAGCCAATTGACCTCGTAACCCTCACGGAGACGCTCTCCAACCGGGGCCAGCTTGACGAGATCGGCGGTCAGGTCTATCTGATCTCTCTGATCAACCGGGCGCCCAACGCGTTCCACGCTGAATCCTATGGGCGGATCATTGAGCAGAACGCCATCCGCCGCCGGATGCTGGAAGCCGCCAATGAAATTGCGCAATTAGCCTACCGCCAGGATCAATCCATCGACACCGTCGTGGATGAGGCGGAAAAATCCCTTTTCAATGTCAGCGAGAGACGCATCAAGCGGGACTTGGTCCCGATCAAAGAAGTCGTTCGGGATTATTACGAGCGGATTGACGAGCTTTCCCGGCGTCCCGATGACATCTATGGCGTCCCAACCGGCCTGATCGATCTCGACAACCTTTTAGGCGGTCTGCAAAAATCCGACCTGTTGATCATCGCTGGCCGCCCTGGTATGGGTAAGACCGGTTTCATGCTTGGCACTATGCGGAACGCTGCCCTGGTGCACAAAAAACACGTCGCGATGTTCTCAATGGAGATGTCCAACGAGCAGCTCCTCCAGCGTATGATCGCGATGGATACCAAGATTGATACCCAGCGACTGCGCTCCGGCAAGCTAAACCCCAACGAATGGGATGTCTTTTTCCAGGCGCTGGAAGCCTACGACCATGCGATGATCTTCCTCGATGACACGCCAGCCATTACCCCGCTGGCTTTGCGGACCAAGTGCCGCAGGCTGCATCTCGAGTACGGCCTCGATCTGGTCATCGTGGATTACCTCCAGTTGATGACCGGCGACAGCCATACGGACAACCGGGTGCAGGAAGTCTCCAACATCTCCCGTAACCTGAAAGTCCTCGCCCGTGAATTGAACGTGCCTGTTCTGGCTGCGGCGCAGCTTTCCCGTGCAGTCGAACACCGCGAGGGTAAACGGCCCCAGCTCTCCGACCTGCGTGAATCGGGTTCTCTGGAGCAGGACGCAGATATCGTGATGTTCATCCATCGTGACCCGCTCAGCGAGAACCAGGAAGAACGTAACAAGGCTGAAATGGTGGTCGCCAAGCACAGGAACGGCCCCACCCACCCCGGAATCGGTATGGTCTTCATCAATGAATTGGCAAAGTTTGAAAATGCCGCCCGCAGCAGTCAGATGGATCGGTAA
- a CDS encoding bifunctional nuclease family protein, with amino-acid sequence MIEVEIDSVRVSLTNQQRIVILKEKEVERYLPIWIGLYEAEAITIALQNIQVARPQTHDLLKTLIQTLNAKLIQVEITSLSDDVFYGNLIFENEGVRSQVDCRPSDALALAARTKVPIYISESVMEQAGIMPEEDIVDMEDEDQKGPLYFSSNDEDLDIFEDFLQSMDLNENDQDEEDNFPQTGDED; translated from the coding sequence ATGATCGAGGTCGAAATCGACAGCGTCCGCGTCAGCCTGACCAATCAACAGCGGATTGTTATTCTAAAAGAAAAAGAGGTAGAACGCTACCTGCCAATTTGGATTGGTCTATATGAGGCCGAAGCGATCACAATTGCCTTGCAGAATATCCAGGTTGCCCGGCCCCAAACCCATGACCTGCTTAAAACCCTGATCCAGACTCTGAATGCCAAGCTGATTCAGGTTGAAATCACATCTCTTTCCGATGATGTTTTCTATGGCAATCTCATTTTCGAGAACGAAGGCGTCCGAAGCCAGGTTGATTGCCGGCCCTCAGATGCCCTGGCACTGGCCGCACGCACAAAAGTGCCGATCTACATCTCAGAATCCGTAATGGAACAAGCCGGAATCATGCCCGAAGAGGATATCGTCGACATGGAAGATGAAGATCAAAAAGGCCCGCTTTACTTCAGTTCAAATGATGAAGATTTGGATATATTTGAGGACTTCCTGCAAAGCATGGACCTAAACGAAAACGACCAGGACGAAGAAGACAATTTTCCCCAAACGGGGGACGAAGACTGA